One Tolypothrix bouteillei VB521301 DNA window includes the following coding sequences:
- a CDS encoding NCS2 family permease, producing the protein MKIFTHKYILNISVSQFFQFEQLGTTYKTEVLAGVTTFMTMAYILVVNPRILSNAIFQEQPGDLFNQILIATAITSAFATALMGLLANYPFALAPAMGLNAFFAFSVVLELKVSWQLALTSVLLESLIFIGLILSNIHIQIIQAIPASLKYATVAGIGLFIAYIGLSGVPDAPSLGAGIIVASQATLTTIGSFKHPATLMSVFGLMLTATLMVRHIKGAILWGIFATALLGWTLGIAPCPEKIIALPKFPDALVGQAFIGLNNIQPDQVWNLISVTLTFLFVTSFDTIGTLTGLGQQAGFINQKGELPHASKSLLASAIGISFGALIGTSPCATYLESASGISEGGKSGFTSVVVAILFLLSLLFTPVFAAVPAFATAPALIIVGVLMMSSVQNINWNDLSEAIPAFLVIVTMPLTYSIAEALAIGFIFYPLMKASQGVAHQLSKPVFFLAAISMLHLMLKA; encoded by the coding sequence ATGAAAATATTTACACATAAATATATACTCAATATCTCAGTAAGTCAGTTTTTCCAGTTTGAGCAATTGGGTACTACTTACAAGACAGAAGTTTTAGCTGGGGTCACGACATTTATGACTATGGCTTACATTTTAGTTGTGAATCCTAGAATTTTATCAAATGCTATATTTCAAGAGCAGCCAGGAGATTTGTTCAATCAGATTCTCATTGCCACTGCCATAACCTCTGCATTTGCAACCGCTTTAATGGGACTGCTCGCAAATTATCCCTTTGCTTTAGCCCCAGCGATGGGTCTCAACGCTTTTTTTGCTTTCTCGGTGGTTTTGGAGTTGAAGGTAAGTTGGCAATTAGCATTAACATCTGTTCTACTTGAAAGTCTAATCTTTATCGGTTTGATTCTCAGTAACATTCATATCCAAATCATCCAAGCCATTCCAGCTTCCCTCAAATACGCTACTGTAGCGGGTATTGGTTTGTTTATTGCCTACATTGGATTGTCTGGTGTTCCTGACGCACCATCCCTAGGAGCAGGTATTATTGTTGCCAGTCAAGCAACCCTAACCACTATAGGTTCCTTTAAACATCCTGCTACCTTAATGTCAGTTTTCGGTTTAATGCTGACCGCAACCTTAATGGTACGTCATATCAAAGGAGCGATACTGTGGGGGATTTTTGCCACAGCACTGTTAGGCTGGACATTGGGAATTGCTCCTTGTCCCGAGAAAATTATCGCTTTACCCAAATTTCCAGACGCTCTGGTAGGTCAAGCATTTATAGGGTTGAACAATATTCAGCCCGACCAGGTGTGGAATCTCATCAGTGTCACACTAACGTTTTTGTTTGTGACTTCTTTTGACACCATTGGTACACTCACTGGTTTGGGACAGCAAGCTGGTTTTATCAATCAAAAAGGTGAATTGCCTCATGCGAGCAAGTCATTGTTAGCTAGTGCGATCGGCATCTCCTTTGGTGCATTGATAGGCACTTCCCCATGCGCGACTTATCTTGAGTCTGCTTCAGGAATATCTGAGGGGGGAAAGAGCGGCTTCACGTCTGTGGTGGTAGCAATCCTTTTTTTACTTTCGCTGTTATTCACTCCTGTCTTTGCAGCAGTCCCTGCTTTTGCTACAGCACCTGCATTGATAATAGTAGGGGTTTTAATGATGAGTAGCGTGCAAAACATCAATTGGAATGACTTATCTGAGGCAATTCCGGCATTTCTTGTTATTGTGACTATGCCTCTAACCTATTCAATTGCAGAAGCATTGGCAATTGGTTTTATTTTCTACCCCTTAATGAAAGCTTCCCAGGGAGTGGCTCATCAACTGAGTAAGCCAGTTTTCTTTTTGGCAGCTATTTCTATGTTGCACTTGATGCTAAAAGCTTAG